TCGGCCCGTGGGAAGGATCGCATCCATCCTCGACAGGAGTTATGTCGAATTCAGCCGTGAGAAGGCGGCTTTCTTCGGCTTCTTCGAATCCATCAAGGAGACCCAGGTGGCCCGGCTCCTCATCGATCGGGTCAGGGCATGGGGAAGGGATCGCGGAATGACCGTCATCCGTGGACCGTTCAACCCCTCGACCAACGATGAGTGCGGTCTTCTCATCAAAGGGTTCGATATGCCACCCATGCTGATGATGCCCTACAACCCCCCCTACTACCCGGAACTGATGGAAGCCTGTGGCCTTAAGAAATGCAAAGACCTTTATGCCTGCATCATAGCCTCGGATGCGCCTCCCGAGAAAATCGAGAGGGTGTCCGGCAGGATCCGGAAGCGACTGCCCGGTCTCACCATCCGTCCGGTCAGGCTGAGCAGGCTCGGCGAGGAGCTCGAGATAGTCAGGGACATCTACAACGATGCCTGGAGGGAAAACTGGGGGTTTGTGCCCATAACCGAATCGGAGATGAGGTTCATGGCATCCCGCCTGAAACCCCTGGTGATACCGGATCTGTTTCTTTTTGCAGAGATCAAGGGCGAGCCGGTAGCCTTCATCGGATCCTTTCCAGATTACAACCGGGTTTTGAGGCGACTCAATGGAAAGATCGGCCTCACCGGTATCCTGAAGTTCCTGTACTACTCGAGAAAGATCAAGGACCTTAGGACCATGCTGCTCGGTGTAAAACACGGCTATCAGAAGCGCGGCTTAGAGACACTGCTCTATCTGGAAACCTTCAGGAGAGGACTCAGAAGGGGGTTTAAGCGAAGCGAGTTGTCATGGATCCTGGAAGACAACAGGCTCATGCTTCGAGGGGTGGAGAGGCTCGGCGGCACCGTCTACAAGACCTACCGTCTCTATGAGGGGACAACGTCGTGAACAGCCCCCCTTCACGGCATTCCGCACAATGGCCGAAGATCCTCTGACCCGTGAGTGGTCAATTCGTATTGCAGTAGCTGCTGCAGGTTGAACCTGAATCGAGCCTAGCGGGGCGATGATGATGCAATCGGACGGAGACATTCTTACA
The DNA window shown above is from Deltaproteobacteria bacterium and carries:
- a CDS encoding N-acetyltransferase, yielding MQPTRETEVVQDTTVEKVTGKKGVKEFIRFPWTVYRDDPLWVPPLIKEQTVMFSPAYPFFEHGEIDLFIARQGDRPVGRIASILDRSYVEFSREKAAFFGFFESIKETQVARLLIDRVRAWGRDRGMTVIRGPFNPSTNDECGLLIKGFDMPPMLMMPYNPPYYPELMEACGLKKCKDLYACIIASDAPPEKIERVSGRIRKRLPGLTIRPVRLSRLGEELEIVRDIYNDAWRENWGFVPITESEMRFMASRLKPLVIPDLFLFAEIKGEPVAFIGSFPDYNRVLRRLNGKIGLTGILKFLYYSRKIKDLRTMLLGVKHGYQKRGLETLLYLETFRRGLRRGFKRSELSWILEDNRLMLRGVERLGGTVYKTYRLYEGTTS